The sequence GCAGATAACCGCCCGCGGCTCGCGCCAGCGGGGACTTGCCTCACTCCAGCCACACTCGTCGCTGCATACGTCATGCATCGAGCACGTCAGCGTTGCTCCGTCGCGCAGGCGCGATCACGCGTGCCGACGCATCGCTCGAGCGGCCCACGCGGCGCACGCGATGCGCGGGCCCGCCGCCGTCGTCATCGCGTCGACGTTTCCGGGAAGATCTGATTGACCACTTGATATGCAAGTGCGGTCCAATATTCGCTCGTGTCCGCGGCGACGAGCTTCGCCTCTTCGTCGGCGAGCCCCACCACACCGGGGTCCAGCAGAAAGTCCTCGAGATCGTTGATCGACGTGAACGCGAGAATCGACACGCCGTCGATCGTGTGCCCGACCGAGTGGAAGAACGGCTCGCCTTCCCGAATCGGACCGACGTTGTGCAATTGCACGTAGCGCTTGACGTAGCGGCTCGTCGCGGCCTGCTCGAGCACGCGCGGCGCGTACCGGTTCAACCAGGCGTCGTGAAAATCCGCGCGGGACAGCGACGCATTGCGCCGAGCGACCTTCACGAGCAGGAACGATTCGCGCTGCGTCTCGCTCGGCACGATGATGTGCTGGCGCGCGAGCACCGGGCACAGCTCGCGAAAGATCGCCTGGTCTTCCGGCAAGACCTTCGCGGCGATCTCCGGTTGGCTGAAGACGGCCTGCAGGCCGGCGACGTTCTCGAAGCCGAGATACGCGATGCCGTCCCACTGCGGACGGCGATATTCGGGAATGTGGCCGATCACGGTGTCGAACAGTTTGCCGTTCGCGTCGACGGGCGGCTCGTACGGCAGCGGCGCGCCGCTCGACGGGCCGGCCGGCAGCCGATGAATCTGGTCGTAGCGAAGCAGATGCTGAATGCCGTTTGCCACGGGCGGCTGCGCGTAGATGAAGCGCGGGCCATGTACTTTTCGCCAGTACTCTGTCCACTTCTCGAACGCGACGTTCGGGTTGGACTCGAACGCGCTCGTCTCGGCCGCAGGGTCCTTGATCAGTTCGCCGCGGGCGTCGAGCAGCAGGTTCGGGTCCCTGCGGCGTTCGCCGAGCGGCGAGTTGTCCGCACGGGACAACAGCGAACAGATGACCGTCAGCGGCTCCGCATACGAACGGTAGCTCTTCAGATAAGGCGGACGAAATAGGCTTTCGGCGGAAGCATTGGACACGACTGACTCCTGCTCTTCGGAATGGTTGATCGCATTGCCGAGACGCATCGTTTGGCCGCTCGCCGCGCAACCGGCGCAACGAGCGACGCACGCTCGCCCGGCATCGATGAGATCCCGCAACAATTCAGCACCGCTTATCATTGGATCGGCGGGCCGAGCAGTTCGACTCGGCCGCCGTCACGACGCACGTCCGGACATCGCTCGCGGCCGCGCATCACGGCCGCTCGACGCATCGGATGCGCCGCACTCTCAGGTCCCGCGAGCGACGAGCGGACCGGCTGGCGCGCGCATCGCCGCTCCGTCGGAACGATAGGCTCGCTGGCCCGCATCGCTCGGACGGTCGACACTTGCGACCAATAATCGCACGAGATTAGATCGCATGCAATCTAATTTAAACCCCGTTCGAGCCGCACGATTTCCGTTTGCCGCGCGACGTTCATGCGAACGGCGCGGGATGCGGCGGAAACGGCTTCTCGTCGGCCCCACCATCGGTCGAATCGACGCGAGTCGACGGAAAGACGACCGCGCGCGCCGTCCCTGACAACACCGTCGCGCCATCCGGCAGCCACGCGCGGCCGTTGAAGCGCACGACGTCGCCGTTGAGGCCCGAATGCGGCTCGACGGCCTCGACGCTCCATGCGATCAGGCACTTGCTGCCGGGCTCGGGCGTGCTCCTGCAGTCGACGGCGAACGACAGCAGCGCACTTGCGCCATGCTCGGCCGCGAACGCGAGAAACAACGCGGAGAACGCGGACGCCAACTTCGCCTGCGCCGCGAAGCGGTGCTCGGGCGTGTGCGACGCGGCCAGCGACACCCAGTCGCTGCGCGTCTCGCCGATCGAATATCTGGACCGACCCATTGCTTCTCCTGAAAACGACGGAGTCATCCGCCAGCGCAGCCGGATACGGCGACGTCGGGCGCTCTTTTTTATCGCAACAATATTAGTCTCTTGAGATGTAAAGTGTGAATATACTGGGATCGACGAGCGATTTCTCGCTCGAGGAGAAAGCCGAATGGAACGCTTTTCGGTCCAGCGCGTGGGCATCGTCGGGCTGGGGCTGCTCGGCGGCTCGATTGCGCGCGCGGCGAGGCAACGCCTTCCCGGCGTCGAGCTGATCGGGTTCGACGCGAACGAGGACGTTCGGCGCCGCGCCGTCGCCGGCTCGGTGATCGACGACGCGCCGGATTCGCTCGACGGCCTGTCGCGCGCCGAATTCGTCGTCGTCTGCGTGCCCGTGAGCGCGGTGGCCGCCATCGTCGAACGGCTCGCGCGCGGCAATCCGCGAGCGACCGTCACCGATGTCGCGTCGTCGAAGCAGTCGGTGATTCGCATGCTCGCGGGACGGCTGCCGCCCGGCTTCGCGTTCGTGCCCGCGCATCCGATGGCGGGCGGCGAAAAAGGCGGCCTCGACGCCGGCCGCGCCGATCTGTTCGAGGGCAAGAGCTGCCTGATCACGCCGACGAACGCGACGCCCGCGGACGCGAC comes from Burkholderia savannae and encodes:
- a CDS encoding EthD domain-containing protein, with protein sequence MSNASAESLFRPPYLKSYRSYAEPLTVICSLLSRADNSPLGERRRDPNLLLDARGELIKDPAAETSAFESNPNVAFEKWTEYWRKVHGPRFIYAQPPVANGIQHLLRYDQIHRLPAGPSSGAPLPYEPPVDANGKLFDTVIGHIPEYRRPQWDGIAYLGFENVAGLQAVFSQPEIAAKVLPEDQAIFRELCPVLARQHIIVPSETQRESFLLVKVARRNASLSRADFHDAWLNRYAPRVLEQAATSRYVKRYVQLHNVGPIREGEPFFHSVGHTIDGVSILAFTSINDLEDFLLDPGVVGLADEEAKLVAADTSEYWTALAYQVVNQIFPETSTR
- a CDS encoding prephenate dehydrogenase, which gives rise to MERFSVQRVGIVGLGLLGGSIARAARQRLPGVELIGFDANEDVRRRAVAGSVIDDAPDSLDGLSRAEFVVVCVPVSAVAAIVERLARGNPRATVTDVASSKQSVIRMLAGRLPPGFAFVPAHPMAGGEKGGLDAGRADLFEGKSCLITPTNATPADATARVETFWRSLGATPQRSDPATHDRMVALTSHLPHLLAFALVENLAFDRPESRDVAPFIGRSLDEQIRLASSEPAVWASIFETNASELLAQLERFQRRLADWRDLIARAPAGLSERLAQTTRTARAFAFAKHRSEEVECASTR